DNA from Parageobacillus thermoglucosidasius:
TGGGATGGAAAGTATTGCTTCCGGTGGCGCTGGCAAACATTTTTATTACCGCGCTAGTCAAAAAACTGTTTTTTTAATGGAATGGGGTGGCGTGCATGATCGGTTTAGCCAAAGGCTTGGCGTATACCTTGAAAAACTTAGCCCGGGAAAAAGTAACGTACGACTATCCGAATGAACCGCTTCCGCTGCCGGATCGGTTTCGCGGCATTCAAAAATTTTATCCGGAAAAGTGCATTGTTTGCAACCAATGCGCCAACATTTGCCCGACCGACTGTATTCAATTGACGGGAAAAAAGCATCCTGATCCGGCGAAAAAAGGAAAGATCATCGATACGTACAGCATTAACTTTGAAATTTGCATTTTATGTGACCTTTGCACCGAAGTATGTCCGACGGAAGCGATCGTCATGACGAACAATTTTGAACTGGCGGAATATAGCCGCGATGATCTTTATAAAGATTTAGCGTGGCTCGATGAAAACGACACAAACATCCGAAAGGAGAATAAGCCGTGAGCGGAGAGTATCTCGCCTTTTTAACGCTCGCTCTTGCCGCGATCATCGGCGGCGTGTTGATGCTGAATTTGTCGAAAGTCGTTCACATGGTGACCGCGCTTGTGTTCACATTCATTAGCATCGCAGGGCTTTACGTGCTGTTATCGGCGGAGTTTGTCGCTGCTGTGCAAGTGCTTATTTACTCTGGCGCCATTACGATTATTATGCTATTTGGCATTATGTTGACACGCCATCGCGAGGAAGACAAAGAAAACACGACAACGGGGGGATTTTGGCGGAAAACGGCGACCGCCATCGCCGTCTTTGCTTTTGGCGCTGCTGTTTATCTCGGCGTTTACCAGCTTGATTTTGGCGAGAAAGCCGAGCGCCTTCATGAAAAAAACACGGAACAAATCGGAGTTGCGTTATATTCTCATTATATCATTCCGTTTGAGATTACAGCGGTGATTTTACTTGTGGCGCTTGTCGGCGCGATTATATTAGCGAAAAAGGACGACAGGGAGGCGCAGAAAAAATGAGTTCTGTTCCACTATCCGCGTATCTCGTGTTGGCGCTCATCCTGTTTTGCATCGGGCTGTACGGTGCGCTGACAAAGCGAAACATCGTCGTTGTGCTCATTTGCATTGAATTAATGCTGAATGCCGTTAATATTAATTTAGTTGCTTTTGCGAAATACGGGGCTCATCCCGGCATTGCCGGACAAGTTTTCGCCCTGTTTACCATCGCGGTTGCAGCTGCCGAAGCGGCGGTTGGGCTCGCGGTTTTAATAGCACTTTATCGCAACCGCAAAACCGTTCACATTGATGAAATCGATTCGATGAAACATTAGGAGCGGATAGGCAGGAAAACGAAAAGAGCTGCCGCAAGAAAAAGCTCTTCATAAAAAGGAGATTGTGATACGATGATGGAAATGGCTTGGATCGTGCCGCTTTTTCCACTACTTTCTTTTTTTATATTATTGCTCGCAGGGAAAAAAATGAAAGAGGCGAGCGCTTATGTCGGCATGCTGGCGACGTTCGTTTCTTTCCTTGCCGCCTGTGCTGTACTGGTTGACCGCATTGGCGCGTCGACTTACAAGGCAGAACAAGTATGGCTTACGGCCGGCCGCGCGAAATGGACCGTCGGCTTTGAAGTGACGGCGCTAAATGCGTGGATGCTTGTCGTCGTGTCTCTCGTCAGCTTTCTAGTACATATGTATGCTAAAGGATATATGCGCGGTGACGAGCGCTTCTCCGTTTTTTACGCGTATTTGGGGCTGTTCACTTTCGCGATGCTCGGCCTTGTCCTTTCGCCGAACTTATTGCAGACGTATATGTTTTGGGAACTCGTCGGTCTTGGCTCGTTTCTCTTAATCGGGTTTTATTTCTATAAAGAAGAAGCGAAAGCGGCTGCGAAAAAAGCGTTTATTATGACGCGCGTCGGCGATGTCGGCTTCTTTATCGGCATGATTCTATTATTCTCGCAAGTCGGCAGTTTCGAATATGAGGATATTTTCAAGGCGGTGCAAGACGGGACGCTTTCACCGGCGCTGGCGACGTTAACGGCGGTTCTCATTTTCATAGGAGCAGTCGGGAAATCCGGACAGTTTCCGCTCCATACGTGGCTTCCGGATGCGATGGCAGGCCCGACGCCGGTTTCGGCGCTTATTCACGCTGCGACGATGGTGGCCGCAGGGGTTTATTTAGTGGCTGCGCTGTTCCCGTTGTTTGAAGCGAGCGCAGTGGCAATGCGGACCGTCGCTGTTGTCGGAGGATTCACCGCCATTTTCGCTGCCTCCATCGCTCTTGTGCAAACCGATATAAAGCGTGTGCTTGCTTATTCAACGGTGAGCCAGCTCGGCTACATGATGCTTGCGCTCGGTTCGGGTAGCGATGTGGCGGCAATCTTCCATTTAACGACACACGCGTTTTTTAAAGCGCTCTTGTTTTTGGCGGCGGGAAGCGTCATCCATGCCGTCGGTACGCAGGACATTGAAAAAATGGGCGGGCTTTGGCGGAAAATGCCGCTTACCGCGGCGATGTTCTTGGTCGGAGCGTTGGCAATCAGCGGAGTTCCGTTCTTATCGGGATTTTTTAGCAAAGATGAAATTCTCGCCGCTGCTTGGACGCATGGATATGGCGGCTTATTCTGGATTGCGGTTGCTGCTTCGTTTTTCACCGCGTTTTACATGTTCCGTCTCTTTTTCCTCGTCTTTGGCGGCAAGGAGCGGCATGATGTGAAAGATGTCCATGAATCGCCGGCAGTCATGATGCTGCCGATGCTCGTTTTGGCTGTGCTTGCCGTTGTCTCCGGATACATTCATACCCCTTGGTTTGGGACATTTCTTGGTGATTGGCTGACAGATGGCGGTTACGCCCATGAAGCAACGCCCGTCTGGATCATGATTGTCGCAGCTATTGTCTCCATGCTCGGCATTTTCTTGGCATGGCTGATGTACGGGAAACGCTCGCTTGCGCGGGACTGGCTCAGTTCGCGTGTTCCGTTTATGTACAGCATGTTATGGAACAAATATTATATCGATGAGTTTTATGCATGGACAGTGGGCTGCGCGGTGAATGCCATCAGCCGGTTATGCTATTATGCGGACCGTTTTGTCATCGAGGGGATCGCCAGCTTGATCGCCGCGGCAGTTAACACGGCCGCATCGTTCGGGGCCCGCGTGCAAAACGGGCAAGTGCAGACGTACGGCGCAGTGGCATTTATCGGCCTTGCGCTTCTTGTCGTCATTCTCGCGTTCACAGGGGGGTACTTATAATGAATGGGCCGTATTTTCTCTCGCTTCTTGTTTTCTCCCCGTTGCTCGGCATTCTTTTGCTTGCGTTAACACCAAAGACGCAAGAGCGGACGATAAAATGGCTCGGCTTTTTATCGACGCTGCCATCGCTGATTTTATCGCTATTTGCCTTTTGCCAGTATTTGCGGGGCTACCGTCTCGAGCATTTAACGGAAAAGCGCGGCTGGGTCCGCTTCGCCGATTTTCCGTTTTTGACGGAGTCCACATTTGTGGTGCGATACGAGTTGAACATCGACGGCATTTCGCTCGTCATGATCGTGCTCACGTCACTGTTGGCGGCGCTTGCCGCGGTCGCTTCCATTCACATAAAAAAAGAATGGAAAGGTTATTTTATGTTGTTTCTCCTGTTAGAAATCGGCATGCTTGGCGTATTTGCGGCGGGAAATATGGTTTTGTTCTTTATCTTTTTGGAAATGACGCTCGTGGCGATGTTCTTTTTAATTGGAAAATGGGGCGGGTTTGAACGGGAACGCGCCGCGTACAGCTATTTGCTTTACAACGGGGTCGGGTCCGCGGTGTTGCTTATGGTCATTGCCATTTTATTCGCCCGCGCCGGGACATCGAATATGGAGCTGTTGAAAGAAATGCTCCATAACCCGGCGGTCAGGGCGCAGCTCATCGCGCCGATTTCAGACGATTTGCGCTTCTCGTTGTTTCTCGCTTTATTGATCGCGTTTGGGATTAAGCTGCCGATCGTTCCGTTTCACCGCTGGATTTTGCGCGTGCATGTCCAAGCGCCGCCAGCAATTGTCATGCTGCACTCCGGTGTATTGTTGAAAATCGGAGCATATGGTTTGATCCGGTTTGCCATCGGGCTATTTCCGGACCAATTTCGTGATTTCGCGTTCATAATCGCGATTTTAGGGGTTGTCAACTTATTGTATGGGGCGTTTTTAGCGTTCATCCAAAATGACTTTAAAATGGTGCTCGCATACTCGAGCGTTTCCCATATGGGAATTGTGCTGATCGGATTAGGGGCGCTCAATGAAGCGGGGATGCAAGGCGCAATTTTCCAGGCTGTTTCCCACGGGTTGATTTCGGCATTGCTGTTCCTGCTTGTCAGCATTTTGTTTGAACGAACCAATACGACGGAGATGGACCGTTTAGGAGGGCTGGCGAAAGCGATGCCGCTGACAGCGGGGAGCTTGTTGGCGGGGGCGCTGGCGTCGCTCGGCTTGCCGGGAATGTCTGGGTTTGTGAGCGAATTTACCGCGTTTTTCGGACTGTTTCAAACCGCGCCGGCCGTCGCGGCAGCTGGTACGCTCGGCATTATTATGACCGCAGTTTACTTGCTGCGCGCCGTTTTGAACATAACGTTTGGCACCTCCAAGAGCGGCGGCGCGCAAGCGTTCGATATGAGCCTGACAGAAGCCGTTCCGGTGTTCGTGCTGCTCGCGTTGATCATCATGATCGGGGTATATCCGCGTATTTTAGCAGAGCCATTGCAAGCGGCGATAAAAATGATGATGAATGGGTTAGGAGCGTGAGAGACATGAGCATGCAAACGTTAATGCAATATGAATGGAGCGTGATGACGCCGGAGTGGATCATTGCTGGAACGGCGCTCATTCTCTCGCTTGTCGACTTGTTGATGCCAGATGATAAAGACCGCCGTCCGCTTGCATGGATCGCCTTTGTCGGAGTGGCCATCGCTTTGATCGCGGTAATCGGGCTCATTCCCGCGAAGACAACGGCGATTTTGCACGATACGTTCCGCTTGGATGGGTTTGGCAAAGCCTTTAAGCTGCTTTTATTAGTAGGAGGAGCGCTTTCGCTGTTGCTTGCGTTTGATTACCGCCCGAAAGAAGGATTGAAGCACCGCGGCGAATTTTCCTATCTATTGCTCTGCGCGCTGCTCGGGGCGATGATCGTCACATCAAGCGGCGACTTCATCACTTTATTTGTCGGGCTAGAGTTATTATCGCTTTCCTCCTACATCTTGGCAGGGATGCGGAAAACATCGGTGCAGGCGAACGAAGCAGCGCTGAAATATGTCATTAACGGCGGCATTTCGACAGCGATTACGCTGTTTGGGATGAGCTATATTTTCGGATTGACAGGCACGACGAATATAAAAGAAATCGCTGTGGAAGTGCAGAAGCTGGCCGATGGCGGATACCAGTATATTTTGGCGCTCGCTTTCTTGCTGCTTTTGGTCGGTTTAGCGTTTAAAATTTCGGCCGTTCCGTTCCATATGTGGGCGCCGGACGTCTATCAAGGGGCGCCAACTCCGGTTACCGCATTTTTAAGCGTCGTTTCCAAAACGGCGGGCTTTGCGCTCATCTTGCGGCTGTTTATCACGATTTTTGCCGCAGCGCCGGCGCGTGGAAAAGATCCGGCATCGATGTTATTGTCGATGCAAGAGTATATCGCCTTTTTAGCCGGCGCGACGATGATCATCGGAAATATCGTTGCCTTAAAGCAGCGGAGCACAAAGCGGCTGCTGGCCTATTCCAGCATCGCCCACGCTGGGTACGTTCTTGTCGGGTTCGCCGCGATGTCATGGGTGATGCTCGATTCGATTTGGTTTTATTTGCTGGCATATTTGCTGATGAATCTTGGCATGTTTGCGGTATTGCAGCGAATGTCTGATGAAGCTGATGCTGACGATATCAGCCTTTTCGCCGGCCTTTATCAGCGCAGCCCGCTTCTTGCCGTCGCGATGGGAGTTTTCTTGCTTTCGCTTGCCGGCATTCCAGGTACGGCCGGGTTCATCGCCAAATGGAACATTTTCTTTGGAGCGCTTATGACGGAGCCGGGCCATTATGTGCTTGCGGCAGTGATGATCGCCACAACCGTTATATCATATGTGTACTATTTCGGCATTTTTATACAAATTTTTTTCCGTCCTGCCGCTGAGGCGTCATCGTTGAAACTGCCGATCGGATTGGCGCTCGTGGTCGCCGTTTGCGCGCTTGGAACGCTGCTGTTCGGCATTGTTCCAGAGCTGGCTTATCATTTTCTTGGACAATTTGAGCATTTTGGCGATTTCCTGCAATAACGTTACAATAAATAGGGGGAATTTCCCCCTCCTTCTTTTTATGAATGGATCGCAATGATCACCGCAAATCAAACAAAAGGAGTGAAAAACGATGATGCCCATGTTAGGCCAACAGGCGCTAGTCAGCATCATTGTCCATCTCGTGTTTATCGCGATAACGTGGTGGACGCTGCAAGGAGTGCGGCTCGAGGCGATATTAAGGCCAAACCGCGTATTTCAAGGCCGGCTGCTTTACATTTTATTAACGATCGTGATCGGTTCGACGGTCGCCAACTTTTTTCTCGACTATCTCTCATGGTCAAGGCAGCTTCCGTTTCTGTTTGGCGGCGAGTAATGCTATATTACTCGCTTTTTTTCATGTTTTTCGGAAAGCGTTTTCATCTTTTGTTTTTGTCGATTTTTTTTATGTATGTTCACTTCCGTTCTGGCAACAATAACAGTTAAGGGGAGGAAGTGAAACAAATATGAAAAAACAAGCGCATCCATTCATTTTTTTTATGGCGTTATTATTTATTATGATCATCGGGACGTGCCGGTATTCATCCGGGGAAGCGGCGGGGAACGAGTCGCTCCGGCCATTGCGAACGGCCGCGCACATTTTTCAAAACAATGGAATCGAGACGAAACAATGGACTGTTTACACAAGAGAGTATTCCCGGCAAATTCAAAATGATGCAGCCTTTTTCAAAAAGCTGGATGAACTGAAGAGGGAGAACCGCGCTTTTCGCTGGGCTTTGGAGGAAAACCACCATATGAAAAAAGCAACGGGCATATATAAACATCCCTTTTTTCAAGAAAAAATCCAACTGATCATGACCGCCACAAAAGATAAGCCCCAAACGTATATCCTCTATGAGGCCAAAGGACAACATTGGAGCGAAAAGAAATGGGAAGAAGCGGAGAAAGCGATAGAGAGAACATCAAAGCAATTATTTGTGAAACAGCCTACATTTTTCACTTGTATGAATGGGGAATTCAGTGGTAATATGAAAGGTGGTTTGTTCCATAATGCTTTACATCTTTTACGTGAATTTCAAGCAACTCCAGTCGAGTCATTACGGGAAGATTCACTCGTTTCCTTGTCTGCATATACTGAGCAGTGGGAAAACATTCTTCCAACCAACGATCATCCAATGAACATCCAACTTGCATTGCGAGAAAGATTGGGCGGGAAAACCTCTATCGTCGTAGGAACCCCAATCATTACGATTGAATATTAATATAGAGAAATTGGACGCGGAGGGGAATACCTTGGAAAAGATCATCGTCCGTGGCGGAAAACGGTTGAGCGGCACCGTGAAAGTGGAAGGAGCGAAAAATGCCGTTTTGCCTGTAATCGCCGCAACGCTATTAGCCAGTAAAGGAAAAAGTATTATTCATGATGTGCCTGCTCTTTCCGATGTATATACAATCAGCGAAGTGTTGCGCTATTTAGGTGCAGATGTAAAAAGAGAAGGAAATACCATCACTGTCGACGCGTCACAAGATTTAAAGCTGGAAGCGCCGTTTGAATATGTGCGAAAAATGCGGGCTTCCGTTCTTGTGATGGGGTCGCTGCTTGCCCGGAACGGCCGAGCCCGCGTCGCGCTGCCTGGAGGCTGTGCGATCGGTTCGCGCCCGATTGACCAGCATTTAAAAGGATTTGAAGCGATGGGTGCCTCCGTGAAAGTCGGCAACGGATTTATTGACGCCGAGGTAAAAGGAAAATTGCGCGGCGCGAAAATTTATTTAGATTTTCCTAGCGTTGGAGCAACGGAAAATATTATGATGGCGGCGGTTTTGGCGGAAGGCACCACCGTCATTGAAAATTGCGCGAAAGAACCGGAAATCGTCGATTTAGCCAACTTTTTAAACGCGATGGGGGCGAAAGTGCGCGGGGCTGGGACCGGCACGATTCGCATCGAAGGAGTAGATGAGTTAACCGGAACCACTCATACTGTCATTCCTGATCGCATTGAAGCAGGCACGTTTATGGTCGCGGCGGCCATTACGGGAGGAAATGTCTTCATACAAGGTGCTGTTCCTGAACATTTAAGTTCTTTGATTGCCAAAATGGAAGAAATGGGTGTCACCATTATCGAAGAAGAAAACGGATTGCGGGTCATCGGCCCGGAAAAATTAAAAGCGGTGGATATAAAAACGATGCCGTATCCAGGGTTTCCGACTGATATGCAATCACAAATGATGGCGCTGTTGTTAAAAGCGGAAGGAACGAGCATGGTGACAGAGACGGTGTTTGAAAACCGTTTTATGCATGTCGAGGAATTTCGCCGCATGAACGCGGATATAAAAATTGAGGGCCGTTCTGTCATTATTAACGGTCCTTGTAATTTGCAAGGCGCGGAAGTGGCCGCGACGGATTTGCGGGCCGCGGCGGCGTTGATTTTAGCTGGCTTGGCGGCGGAAGGCTACACGCGCGTGACCGAACTCAGACATCTCGACCGCGGATATGTCCGCTTTCATGAAAAATTGGCGGCGCTCGGTGCTGACATTGTGCGCGTCAATGACGAAAGCGAAACGGCGGTGGAGAGTGTTAAAGTGAAAGATCTCAACATATAAGAATAAAAACGACCGTCAGCTACATACGTAGTGAATGGTCGTTTTTATTTTTTTGACATTCGGGAAGCCATGATCCGAGTATGCCCATGCGCTCATTTTCTCGCCTCATAGCATATTATAAAAGAGCGAATAAAAAGAAGTTGTCATATATACTTGTCCGAGCCCATAACTATATAACGAACAAAAACACAAACAAAGTGTCCCTAATTGCCATATGCGACTGAGCCTAGACGGGAACGGATTTCCGCTTGTGCTTGAAAAATGAATATTGGAGGTATAAGCAGTTTGTTAAACATCTATAAAAATGCATAAAATCATGTAAATATCTCCTGTTATTGAACGCAAAGCGGAACGAATCGCAGGAATTGACATCCATATTGACCGCATCGCCGTAAGCATCGTTTCGAAACAAGGAAACTTCATTAAGTCGAAAGTGTTTTACTGTCATGAGCTCGAATATGTGCGGGCGAATAAACGAAACAACATCATTGGTGAAACAGTGCGCGATGTGTACGATTGGTTGCTTCAAGAAAATGTGGGCGCAGTGGCCATCGAAAACATTCAACTAAGACAGCAGCACGATACGGACAAACGATTCAATCGCTTGACACACCATTTCAAAAAGAAAAAGCTGACAGAAACAATCCTTCGTCGGGGCTTAAGACCGGGCTTTTGTATCAAAAAGGTGAATCCGGCATACACAAGCGTCATCGGGCGGTTCAAGTATATGAAAAAGTATGGGTTATCCGTCCATGAAAGTGCCGCATTTGTCATTGGCAGACGGGGATTAGGGTATCGTGAACAGTTGCCAAAAGAACTCATTCACATCATAAAAACGAAAGTGAAGCGCCATTTGATTGCTGTGTTAGGGTCGATGGAAGAATCCTACAAGCAATCGAAAAGCGGCAAGAAACAACGCCAATATATCGCGATGATGTTATACAAAATCGAGAATTTCAAACAAGAGCATGAATGGTCATTATGGAACATATTGCACAAATGTTGTTGGCTGAACCAGTACCAAATTCAACTAAAGGAGGGGTAGACCTGGTTGCTAAAATCGTTGTCGTGTACTGACCGATAGAAGGAATGGTGCACGACAGGCGCCGTCGCTAACAGCGATCCACGGGCTGTCTTTCACAGTAGGTGAATGACAAGGGAAATTCCCTTCCTGATGGAACTCAGGTGTTTCCTGGGCGGCAAGCGGTGTTTCCTGGTTCCATTGCGATGAATCGATTTTTATAGATTTTAGTAACCAGGCTCGGGCTATATGAAACGGATGAAACCACTTATCGCGCTTTTTTCTTTTTTATTTGTCGTCGTATTGCTCATTCCAACGGTATTAGTTGTTCCCTTCAACGACCGAGAAACGGGGAATTTGGCTGAAGAGCTTCGCGAGCGGGGGGCAGCGCAAAGCGCAAAAGCGACGGAAAACGGACCGGATGTGGAAGTGGCGGTATACCGCAGTAAAGAAAGGAGGATCGAGCAAATTCCGCTCGAACAATATGTCGTCGGCGTCGTCGCAGCGGAAATGCCGGCCGAATTTGAGATAGAAGCATTAAAAGCACAAGCGCTTACCGCCAGAACATACATTGTCAAACAATTATTAAACGATCAGCCAATCAGCATTCCAAAAGGGGCGAATGTAACCGATACCGTCATGCATCAAGTGTACTATAGCAATGATGAATTGAAACGTCTGTGGGGCAGCGACTATAAATGGAAAATAAAGAAGGTAACGGAAGCGGTGGAGGCGACACGCGGGCAAATTTTAACATACAGCAACCAGCCGATTGAAGCGTCGTTTTTTTCGACAAGCAACGGTTTTACCGAAAATTCCGAAGCGTATTGGGAAAACGAATTCCCGTATTTGAAAAGTGTCGCTAGCCCGTGGGATGAACAATCACCGAAATTTTACCACCGAAAAGTGATGCCGGTCGCTGAATTTGAACGAAAGCTGGGCATTCATCTTCCTAAAGACGGTTCTGTCGGTGTCATTCTGTCACGCACGCCGGGAAAACGCGTCAATATGGTGGAGATTAACGGGAAAAAAATAAAAGGAAGGGAAGTGCGTGAAAAATTAGGCTTAACATCAACCGATTTTTCATGGGTGCGGAAAGGCGATGAGATCATCATTACGACGAAAGGATACGGGCATGGCGTCGGCATGAGCCAATACGGGGCCAATTTTATGGCGAAACAAGGGAAGACGTATGACCAAATCGTCAAGTATTATTACCGGGGTGTCGAGATTTCCTCTGCGACCGCTTTTTTAAACCAGCTGACCGTGAAAAAATAGAGGCAAGCGCCTCTGTTTTTTTTTGGGTATAAAATAATGCGTTTTTTCAAAAAATAAACGAAAAAATTGTTTTTGCGTGTATATATTTTCCTCTTTCTGTTCAAAATGGTTGCTGAGGTGATGAACATGAAAGAGGAAGAAAAGAAACAAATTTCTCTAAAAAAACGAAGTTTGCATCGTTTGTTCAGAAAGCGTTGGGTATTTCCGGCGATTTATTTAACATGCGGCGCTCTCGTTTTGGCAGGAGCGTTTTGGTTCCAGCACAAGCAAGAGGAAAAACCGCGAAATGACGAGTACAAATACGGCGAAACGGGCATTTCGCGGCAAAACGATCCGGCCGTTCCAGTGAACGAAGCGGTGGAAAACATTGCGATGCCGGTTCTTGATCCAAATTCCGTGGAAATCCAAAAACCGTTCTACGATTACAACGCGTCCAAAGAAGAACAG
Protein-coding regions in this window:
- the murA gene encoding UDP-N-acetylglucosamine 1-carboxyvinyltransferase; this encodes MEKIIVRGGKRLSGTVKVEGAKNAVLPVIAATLLASKGKSIIHDVPALSDVYTISEVLRYLGADVKREGNTITVDASQDLKLEAPFEYVRKMRASVLVMGSLLARNGRARVALPGGCAIGSRPIDQHLKGFEAMGASVKVGNGFIDAEVKGKLRGAKIYLDFPSVGATENIMMAAVLAEGTTVIENCAKEPEIVDLANFLNAMGAKVRGAGTGTIRIEGVDELTGTTHTVIPDRIEAGTFMVAAAITGGNVFIQGAVPEHLSSLIAKMEEMGVTIIEEENGLRVIGPEKLKAVDIKTMPYPGFPTDMQSQMMALLLKAEGTSMVTETVFENRFMHVEEFRRMNADIKIEGRSVIINGPCNLQGAEVAATDLRAAAALILAGLAAEGYTRVTELRHLDRGYVRFHEKLAALGADIVRVNDESETAVESVKVKDLNI
- a CDS encoding YwmB family TATA-box binding protein; the encoded protein is MIIGTCRYSSGEAAGNESLRPLRTAAHIFQNNGIETKQWTVYTREYSRQIQNDAAFFKKLDELKRENRAFRWALEENHHMKKATGIYKHPFFQEKIQLIMTATKDKPQTYILYEAKGQHWSEKKWEEAEKAIERTSKQLFVKQPTFFTCMNGEFSGNMKGGLFHNALHLLREFQATPVESLREDSLVSLSAYTEQWENILPTNDHPMNIQLALRERLGGKTSIVVGTPIITIEY
- a CDS encoding NADH-quinone oxidoreductase subunit J — translated: MSGEYLAFLTLALAAIIGGVLMLNLSKVVHMVTALVFTFISIAGLYVLLSAEFVAAVQVLIYSGAITIIMLFGIMLTRHREEDKENTTTGGFWRKTATAIAVFAFGAAVYLGVYQLDFGEKAERLHEKNTEQIGVALYSHYIIPFEITAVILLVALVGAIILAKKDDREAQKK
- a CDS encoding IS200/IS605 family accessory protein TnpB-related protein, with product MRANKRNNIIGETVRDVYDWLLQENVGAVAIENIQLRQQHDTDKRFNRLTHHFKKKKLTETILRRGLRPGFCIKKVNPAYTSVIGRFKYMKKYGLSVHESAAFVIGRRGLGYREQLPKELIHIIKTKVKRHLIAVLGSMEESYKQSKSGKKQRQYIAMMLYKIENFKQEHEWSLWNILHKCCWLNQYQIQLKEG
- the nuoI gene encoding NADH-quinone oxidoreductase subunit NuoI is translated as MIGLAKGLAYTLKNLAREKVTYDYPNEPLPLPDRFRGIQKFYPEKCIVCNQCANICPTDCIQLTGKKHPDPAKKGKIIDTYSINFEICILCDLCTEVCPTEAIVMTNNFELAEYSRDDLYKDLAWLDENDTNIRKENKP
- the nuoK gene encoding NADH-quinone oxidoreductase subunit NuoK, with the translated sequence MSSVPLSAYLVLALILFCIGLYGALTKRNIVVVLICIELMLNAVNINLVAFAKYGAHPGIAGQVFALFTIAVAAAEAAVGLAVLIALYRNRKTVHIDEIDSMKH
- a CDS encoding NADH-quinone oxidoreductase subunit M translates to MNGPYFLSLLVFSPLLGILLLALTPKTQERTIKWLGFLSTLPSLILSLFAFCQYLRGYRLEHLTEKRGWVRFADFPFLTESTFVVRYELNIDGISLVMIVLTSLLAALAAVASIHIKKEWKGYFMLFLLLEIGMLGVFAAGNMVLFFIFLEMTLVAMFFLIGKWGGFERERAAYSYLLYNGVGSAVLLMVIAILFARAGTSNMELLKEMLHNPAVRAQLIAPISDDLRFSLFLALLIAFGIKLPIVPFHRWILRVHVQAPPAIVMLHSGVLLKIGAYGLIRFAIGLFPDQFRDFAFIIAILGVVNLLYGAFLAFIQNDFKMVLAYSSVSHMGIVLIGLGALNEAGMQGAIFQAVSHGLISALLFLLVSILFERTNTTEMDRLGGLAKAMPLTAGSLLAGALASLGLPGMSGFVSEFTAFFGLFQTAPAVAAAGTLGIIMTAVYLLRAVLNITFGTSKSGGAQAFDMSLTEAVPVFVLLALIIMIGVYPRILAEPLQAAIKMMMNGLGA
- a CDS encoding DUF1146 family protein codes for the protein MMPMLGQQALVSIIVHLVFIAITWWTLQGVRLEAILRPNRVFQGRLLYILLTIVIGSTVANFFLDYLSWSRQLPFLFGGE
- the spoIID gene encoding stage II sporulation protein D, yielding MKRMKPLIALFSFLFVVVLLIPTVLVVPFNDRETGNLAEELRERGAAQSAKATENGPDVEVAVYRSKERRIEQIPLEQYVVGVVAAEMPAEFEIEALKAQALTARTYIVKQLLNDQPISIPKGANVTDTVMHQVYYSNDELKRLWGSDYKWKIKKVTEAVEATRGQILTYSNQPIEASFFSTSNGFTENSEAYWENEFPYLKSVASPWDEQSPKFYHRKVMPVAEFERKLGIHLPKDGSVGVILSRTPGKRVNMVEINGKKIKGREVREKLGLTSTDFSWVRKGDEIIITTKGYGHGVGMSQYGANFMAKQGKTYDQIVKYYYRGVEISSATAFLNQLTVKK
- the nuoL gene encoding NADH-quinone oxidoreductase subunit L; this encodes MMEMAWIVPLFPLLSFFILLLAGKKMKEASAYVGMLATFVSFLAACAVLVDRIGASTYKAEQVWLTAGRAKWTVGFEVTALNAWMLVVVSLVSFLVHMYAKGYMRGDERFSVFYAYLGLFTFAMLGLVLSPNLLQTYMFWELVGLGSFLLIGFYFYKEEAKAAAKKAFIMTRVGDVGFFIGMILLFSQVGSFEYEDIFKAVQDGTLSPALATLTAVLIFIGAVGKSGQFPLHTWLPDAMAGPTPVSALIHAATMVAAGVYLVAALFPLFEASAVAMRTVAVVGGFTAIFAASIALVQTDIKRVLAYSTVSQLGYMMLALGSGSDVAAIFHLTTHAFFKALLFLAAGSVIHAVGTQDIEKMGGLWRKMPLTAAMFLVGALAISGVPFLSGFFSKDEILAAAWTHGYGGLFWIAVAASFFTAFYMFRLFFLVFGGKERHDVKDVHESPAVMMLPMLVLAVLAVVSGYIHTPWFGTFLGDWLTDGGYAHEATPVWIMIVAAIVSMLGIFLAWLMYGKRSLARDWLSSRVPFMYSMLWNKYYIDEFYAWTVGCAVNAISRLCYYADRFVIEGIASLIAAAVNTAASFGARVQNGQVQTYGAVAFIGLALLVVILAFTGGYL
- the nuoN gene encoding NADH-quinone oxidoreductase subunit NuoN, whose amino-acid sequence is MSMQTLMQYEWSVMTPEWIIAGTALILSLVDLLMPDDKDRRPLAWIAFVGVAIALIAVIGLIPAKTTAILHDTFRLDGFGKAFKLLLLVGGALSLLLAFDYRPKEGLKHRGEFSYLLLCALLGAMIVTSSGDFITLFVGLELLSLSSYILAGMRKTSVQANEAALKYVINGGISTAITLFGMSYIFGLTGTTNIKEIAVEVQKLADGGYQYILALAFLLLLVGLAFKISAVPFHMWAPDVYQGAPTPVTAFLSVVSKTAGFALILRLFITIFAAAPARGKDPASMLLSMQEYIAFLAGATMIIGNIVALKQRSTKRLLAYSSIAHAGYVLVGFAAMSWVMLDSIWFYLLAYLLMNLGMFAVLQRMSDEADADDISLFAGLYQRSPLLAVAMGVFLLSLAGIPGTAGFIAKWNIFFGALMTEPGHYVLAAVMIATTVISYVYYFGIFIQIFFRPAAEASSLKLPIGLALVVAVCALGTLLFGIVPELAYHFLGQFEHFGDFLQ